One Egicoccus halophilus genomic region harbors:
- the hpf gene encoding ribosome hibernation-promoting factor, HPF/YfiA family, which yields MRITVKGKNLDVPEHVRDHAITKLSRVRRLFDRFIDMEVVFREETNPRIEDRVRCEVVLHAKGKYLRAAAAAPDPLTAVDRVEAKLTRQVRKLKTRRVTRPRQQTPAVELAGVAPIREQSREDERLT from the coding sequence GTGCGGATCACCGTCAAGGGCAAGAACCTCGATGTCCCGGAGCACGTGCGGGATCACGCGATCACGAAGCTGTCGCGTGTCCGGCGCCTGTTCGACCGGTTCATCGACATGGAGGTCGTCTTCCGCGAGGAGACCAACCCCCGTATCGAGGACCGGGTGCGTTGTGAGGTGGTGCTCCACGCCAAGGGCAAGTACCTGCGGGCGGCGGCTGCGGCGCCCGATCCCCTGACGGCAGTCGACCGGGTGGAGGCGAAGCTCACCCGGCAGGTGCGCAAGCTCAAGACCCGCCGGGTCACCCGACCCCGGCAGCAGACGCCGGCGGTCGAGTTGGCCGGCGTCGCGCCGATCCGCGAGCAGTCGCGGGAGGACGAACGGCTCACCTGA
- a CDS encoding DUF5719 family protein, with the protein MNRRRTWTAAVLSIVTAAAVVLADRVLPPPEPAPAAVPSVAEVATAGAWTCAVGDARAGTELAVTAARPGELGAGPGVVELYALAADEADPVSLPPVFPGAHVRTGLEGDQDTATFARWREAPVAVAREWRLDEGDDLPPATVAGPCASAWSDRWVLPGMSTDGGNDARLRIANPFPTDATVAVGFVTPQGPQEPLALQNLTVPADGTLELPVTESMPEQPDLSAVVRVLSGRAVVEGYQLASSEIGGIDGASLLGASPASAETWTVPWVSGREGDASWLWIVNLGDRPAPVELTLHTAEGGVPPEGLPEVTVAPGQLRRVDLRGTFPEGVTAGALTARSDGTPIHVAGAVQRSDEDPARTGFAVQLGAPEADDTWVASGGDTTGRLERLDVVNTGSETSRFTVTLFNGSTVLRPAELAELEVAPGQHLSVPLSEALGEVGDWSAQLAVDEGAPVVVGRVGIRRADALHLVAHAATPEAAWSPSNVPVPVRAEPGIVQRLGADGDPSVPDAPSLDAPPAADGAAG; encoded by the coding sequence GTGAATCGCCGACGTACGTGGACCGCCGCGGTGCTCTCGATCGTCACGGCCGCAGCCGTCGTCCTCGCCGACCGGGTCCTGCCACCGCCGGAGCCCGCCCCGGCAGCCGTCCCGTCGGTCGCCGAGGTGGCCACTGCGGGGGCCTGGACCTGCGCCGTCGGTGACGCCCGCGCGGGCACGGAGCTGGCCGTGACCGCCGCCCGTCCGGGCGAACTCGGCGCGGGTCCCGGCGTCGTCGAGCTGTACGCGCTGGCCGCGGACGAGGCCGATCCGGTGTCCCTGCCACCGGTCTTCCCCGGGGCGCACGTGCGCACGGGGCTCGAGGGTGACCAGGACACGGCGACCTTCGCCCGCTGGCGTGAGGCGCCCGTCGCGGTGGCCCGGGAGTGGCGGCTGGACGAGGGCGACGACCTGCCGCCGGCCACGGTCGCCGGACCCTGCGCGTCGGCATGGTCCGACCGGTGGGTGCTCCCGGGGATGAGCACCGACGGCGGCAACGACGCCCGCCTGCGGATCGCGAACCCCTTCCCGACCGACGCCACCGTGGCGGTCGGTTTCGTGACCCCGCAGGGCCCGCAGGAACCCCTGGCACTGCAGAACCTCACCGTTCCCGCCGACGGCACCCTCGAGTTGCCGGTGACCGAGTCGATGCCCGAGCAGCCCGACCTCAGCGCGGTCGTGCGCGTGCTCTCCGGCCGCGCCGTGGTCGAGGGCTACCAGCTCGCCAGCAGCGAGATCGGCGGCATCGACGGCGCGTCGTTGCTGGGCGCGAGCCCGGCATCGGCCGAGACGTGGACGGTGCCGTGGGTGTCGGGTCGGGAGGGCGACGCCTCCTGGCTCTGGATCGTCAATCTCGGGGACCGACCGGCTCCGGTGGAGCTGACGCTGCACACCGCCGAAGGTGGCGTCCCGCCCGAAGGGCTGCCCGAGGTGACCGTGGCCCCGGGGCAGCTGCGGCGGGTCGACCTGCGCGGCACCTTCCCGGAGGGGGTGACCGCCGGGGCCCTCACGGCCCGGTCCGACGGCACCCCGATCCACGTCGCGGGCGCGGTGCAGCGTTCGGACGAGGATCCGGCCCGCACCGGATTCGCGGTCCAGCTCGGCGCCCCCGAGGCCGACGATACGTGGGTGGCCTCGGGCGGAGACACGACCGGTCGCCTCGAGCGGCTCGACGTGGTCAACACCGGCAGCGAAACGTCCCGGTTCACCGTGACCCTGTTCAACGGCTCGACCGTGCTGCGGCCCGCGGAGCTCGCCGAGCTGGAGGTCGCGCCCGGTCAGCACCTGTCGGTACCGCTGTCCGAGGCGCTGGGTGAGGTGGGGGACTGGTCGGCGCAGCTGGCGGTGGACGAGGGGGCGCCGGTCGTGGTCGGTCGGGTCGGCATCCGCCGTGCCGACGCCCTGCACCTGGTGGCGCATGCGGCGACTCCCGAGGCCGCCTGGTCTCCGTCCAACGTGCCCGTGCCCGTGCGTGCGGAGCCCGGGATCGTGCAACGGCTGGGCGCCGACGGCGACCCGTCGGTCCCCGACGCGCCGTCCTTGGACGCGCCGCCCGCCGCCGACGGAGCTGCCGGTTAA
- a CDS encoding ComF family protein: MFDYRGPVAAAVVTAKLAGARRGWRPLGRLLAERVATCPPELDAVTWVATAAARRRARGVDHARLLAAEVADRLEVPLLDTLHARAPRHGPDRFTARLRLPGSDLLLVDDVLTTGATASRVAGVLRDAGAGRIHLAVLARAGSHALVDVGATVPPGAPGPDGGVRRVLGPR, from the coding sequence GTGTTCGACTACCGCGGTCCGGTCGCGGCGGCCGTGGTCACGGCGAAGCTGGCCGGCGCCCGGCGCGGTTGGCGACCGCTGGGACGGTTGCTGGCCGAACGGGTCGCGACGTGCCCACCGGAGCTCGACGCGGTCACCTGGGTGGCCACCGCCGCGGCGCGACGTCGTGCGCGCGGCGTCGACCACGCCCGGTTGCTGGCCGCCGAGGTCGCCGACCGCCTCGAGGTGCCGCTGCTCGACACCCTGCACGCGCGGGCGCCGCGCCACGGTCCGGACCGGTTCACCGCCCGCCTGCGCCTGCCCGGAAGTGACCTGCTGCTCGTCGACGACGTGCTGACCACGGGGGCGACGGCGTCCCGCGTGGCGGGCGTGCTGCGCGATGCGGGCGCGGGACGCATCCACCTGGCGGTCCTGGCCCGGGCGGGAAGTCACGCCCTGGTCGACGTCGGCGCCACGGTGCCACCCGGTGCGCCCGGGCCGGACGGCGGTGTGCGCCGGGTCCTTGGACCCCGGTGA
- a CDS encoding DUF3499 family protein: MCFGEFQSCDSLRDVSSSGELRAGVQRGAVVRPLALAAERACSRPSCPAPASATLTFNYAEREAWITDLAASRLPQSYDLCAPHAERTQPPHGWDLRDRREDEDGSSSGAGAGALGGPDTVAVLAAALRAVPDLPVADVSSSGRTGDVDAAEGSTSPVLGASTTSQEDSTTSQEDSTTSQEDSTTSRTGSTALPTPAPATRAGSTALPAQAPAPREDADGGAESAARPRPVLAARRRTAPSGDPATDW, translated from the coding sequence GTGTGCTTCGGGGAATTCCAGTCGTGTGATTCACTACGCGACGTGTCTTCCTCCGGAGAGCTCCGTGCCGGCGTCCAGCGAGGCGCCGTCGTCCGCCCCCTCGCCCTGGCGGCCGAACGAGCATGCTCGCGGCCGAGTTGTCCCGCGCCGGCCAGCGCCACGCTGACCTTCAACTACGCCGAGCGTGAGGCCTGGATCACGGACCTGGCCGCGTCGCGTCTCCCGCAGTCCTACGACCTGTGTGCTCCTCACGCCGAACGGACCCAGCCGCCGCACGGCTGGGACCTGCGTGACCGGCGGGAGGACGAGGACGGGTCGTCGTCGGGGGCAGGTGCCGGCGCCCTCGGTGGACCCGACACCGTCGCCGTCCTGGCCGCCGCCCTGCGAGCCGTTCCCGACCTGCCCGTCGCCGACGTGTCGTCGTCCGGGCGCACCGGCGACGTCGACGCCGCCGAGGGCAGCACTTCCCCGGTCCTCGGGGCGTCGACGACGTCGCAGGAGGATTCGACGACGTCGCAGGAGGATTCGACGACGTCGCAGGAGGATTCGACGACGTCGCGCACGGGATCGACGGCCCTGCCGACGCCGGCACCGGCGACGCGTGCGGGATCGACGGCCCTGCCGGCTCAGGCACCGGCACCACGGGAGGATGCGGACGGCGGTGCCGAGTCGGCCGCACGGCCGCGTCCGGTGCTCGCCGCGCGTCGGCGCACGGCGCCGTCCGGGGACCCCGCCACCGACTGGTGA
- a CDS encoding metallopeptidase family protein yields the protein MSDRHARSRRSPADRRRRPVEGFRVAGVERFDRLLDDAIGALPEALRSYLDDVELAVAEVPVVRDGDAAVSLSDLRRLHPGRARRRGSSARARLTLYRRPLEARATSRDDLVDLVQLVVVQELADHFGIDDDRLDELGFG from the coding sequence GTGTCCGACCGTCACGCCCGCTCCCGCCGCTCTCCCGCCGACCGCCGACGTCGTCCGGTCGAGGGCTTCCGCGTGGCCGGGGTCGAGCGCTTCGACCGCCTGCTCGACGACGCCATCGGGGCCCTGCCCGAGGCCCTGCGGTCGTACCTCGATGACGTGGAGCTGGCGGTCGCCGAGGTCCCCGTGGTCCGCGACGGAGACGCAGCGGTCAGCCTCAGTGACCTGCGCCGGCTGCATCCCGGGCGGGCACGTCGTCGCGGCAGCTCCGCCAGGGCCCGCCTGACGCTGTACCGACGTCCGCTCGAGGCCCGCGCCACGAGCCGGGACGACCTCGTCGACCTGGTCCAACTGGTGGTCGTGCAGGAGCTCGCCGACCACTTCGGCATCGACGACGACCGGCTCGACGAGCTCGGGTTCGGTTAA
- a CDS encoding Rv3235 family protein, with the protein MKPTAPAPGRPPAGRPGRGPRRPAAPDPQRLAGLLVRAWLEVRAGRRTLRQLEPLVSPSVYQRLADQLPPAPRRAPLGRVVRVRATSPTPRVCEAAVLVRCGPRTTAVAVRIERHLGQWRAVELTAPESGLAPLTTATLPPDWRPRDSFDEVLAGEDA; encoded by the coding sequence ATGAAGCCCACCGCACCCGCACCGGGCCGTCCACCCGCCGGGCGGCCCGGTCGCGGCCCTCGACGCCCCGCGGCGCCCGACCCGCAGCGGCTCGCCGGCCTGCTGGTGCGCGCCTGGCTCGAGGTTCGCGCCGGGCGGCGCACGCTGCGACAGCTCGAGCCGCTGGTGTCTCCGAGCGTCTACCAGCGCCTGGCCGACCAGCTGCCGCCCGCGCCGAGGCGGGCGCCGTTGGGCCGCGTCGTCCGCGTCCGGGCCACCTCCCCGACCCCACGGGTCTGCGAGGCCGCGGTGCTCGTGCGCTGCGGACCCCGCACGACCGCCGTCGCCGTGCGCATCGAGCGACACCTCGGTCAGTGGCGCGCGGTGGAGCTCACCGCCCCGGAGTCCGGACTCGCTCCGCTGACGACGGCGACACTGCCGCCCGACTGGCGGCCGCGTGACAGCTTCGACGAGGTCCTGGCCGGCGAGGACGCCTGA
- a CDS encoding response regulator has product MADDRIRILIADDHELFRRGLRMVLEDEEDIEVLAEAGDGAAAVELAREHAPDVVVMDVRMPALSGIEAASRIKEEEPGAKILVLTISDEEDDLYEAIKAGANGYLLKEISIDEIGNAVRSVHGGQSLISPSMASKLLDEFAAMIKKDEEKEQVPAPRLTPREMEVLQHVAQGMNNREIAKALFISENTVKNHVRNILEKLHLHSRMEAVVYAVREKLLEIK; this is encoded by the coding sequence GTGGCCGACGACCGTATCCGCATCCTCATCGCGGACGACCACGAGCTGTTCCGTCGTGGCCTGCGCATGGTGCTCGAGGACGAGGAGGACATCGAGGTCCTCGCCGAGGCCGGCGACGGCGCGGCCGCCGTCGAGCTCGCCCGCGAACACGCGCCCGACGTCGTCGTCATGGACGTGCGCATGCCGGCGCTCTCGGGCATCGAGGCGGCCAGCCGCATCAAGGAGGAGGAGCCGGGCGCCAAGATCCTCGTGCTGACCATCAGCGACGAGGAGGACGACCTCTACGAGGCGATCAAGGCCGGTGCCAACGGCTACCTGCTCAAGGAGATCTCGATCGACGAGATCGGCAACGCCGTGCGCTCCGTCCACGGTGGGCAGTCGCTGATCTCGCCCTCGATGGCCAGCAAGCTCCTCGACGAGTTCGCGGCCATGATCAAGAAGGACGAGGAGAAGGAGCAGGTCCCCGCGCCGCGGCTGACGCCGCGCGAGATGGAGGTCCTGCAGCACGTCGCCCAGGGCATGAACAACCGCGAGATCGCCAAGGCGCTGTTCATCTCGGAGAACACGGTCAAGAACCACGTGCGCAACATCCTCGAGAAGCTGCACCTGCACTCGCGCATGGAGGCGGTCGTCTACGCCGTGCGGGAGAAGCTGCTCGAGATCAAGTGA
- a CDS encoding phosphomannomutase/phosphoglucomutase, with the protein MPVDPDVLHAIVKAYDVRGLVGEQLDAPLARALGAATAHVLLPDGGRLVVGHDMRPSSPSLAHAFTDGATARGVDVVDIGLASTDQLYFASGILDAAGAMFTASHNPAGYNGLKLCRPGAVPVAIDTGLGDIRDLAPTVDDLPPAERAGQRSEQDLTDRFAAHVRSFVDLDALGAVRVAVDAGNGMAGHVWPAVVEGLPFETTPLFFALDGSFPNHPANPLEPENLRDLQAAVVAGDHAVGLAFDGDADRVFAVDERGRPVSSSLIGAVVADRLLARHPGATVLYNLICSDTVPETIEAAGGRAVRTRVGHSFIKRRMAETDAIFAVEHSGHYYFRDNFRADSGMIAALVLLEAVADAGAPLSEVVAPYDRYAASGERNYAVADQAGALERVAAAFADRGSVDTEDGLTVVTDRGWFNLRPSNTEPLLRLNVEAADEQGMAALRDEVAELVH; encoded by the coding sequence GTGCCGGTCGACCCGGACGTACTGCACGCCATCGTCAAGGCCTACGACGTCCGTGGTCTGGTCGGTGAGCAGCTCGACGCGCCGCTGGCCCGGGCGCTGGGAGCGGCCACGGCGCACGTGCTGCTGCCCGACGGCGGGCGTCTGGTCGTGGGGCACGACATGCGGCCCTCCTCGCCGTCGCTCGCGCACGCGTTCACCGACGGTGCGACCGCACGCGGTGTCGACGTGGTCGACATCGGCCTGGCCTCCACCGACCAGCTGTACTTCGCCTCCGGGATCCTCGACGCGGCGGGAGCGATGTTCACGGCCAGCCACAACCCGGCCGGCTACAACGGGCTCAAGCTGTGCCGGCCGGGGGCCGTCCCGGTGGCGATCGACACCGGGCTCGGCGACATCCGCGACCTCGCGCCGACGGTGGACGACCTGCCGCCCGCCGAGCGTGCGGGGCAGCGCTCCGAGCAGGATCTCACCGACCGGTTCGCCGCCCACGTGCGCTCGTTCGTCGACCTCGACGCCCTGGGGGCCGTGCGGGTCGCCGTCGACGCCGGCAACGGCATGGCCGGACACGTGTGGCCGGCCGTCGTCGAGGGACTGCCGTTCGAGACCACGCCCCTGTTCTTCGCGCTCGACGGCAGCTTTCCCAACCATCCGGCCAATCCGCTCGAACCCGAGAACCTGCGGGATCTGCAGGCCGCGGTGGTCGCCGGGGACCATGCGGTCGGCCTCGCCTTCGACGGCGACGCCGACCGGGTCTTCGCCGTCGACGAGCGGGGGCGGCCGGTGTCCTCGTCGTTGATCGGCGCGGTCGTGGCCGACCGGCTGCTCGCGCGGCATCCGGGCGCGACGGTGCTGTACAACCTGATCTGCTCCGACACCGTGCCCGAGACCATCGAGGCGGCCGGTGGCCGGGCGGTGCGCACGCGCGTGGGGCACTCGTTCATCAAGCGACGCATGGCGGAGACCGACGCCATCTTCGCCGTCGAGCATTCGGGGCACTACTACTTCCGGGACAACTTCCGGGCGGACTCCGGCATGATCGCGGCGCTGGTGCTGCTCGAGGCGGTGGCCGACGCCGGAGCCCCGCTGTCCGAGGTCGTCGCTCCCTACGACCGCTACGCCGCCTCGGGGGAGCGCAACTACGCCGTGGCCGACCAGGCGGGCGCGCTCGAACGGGTGGCGGCAGCGTTCGCCGACCGCGGTAGCGTCGACACCGAGGACGGTCTGACGGTGGTCACCGACCGCGGTTGGTTCAACCTGCGGCCGAGCAACACCGAGCCGCTGCTGCGCCTCAACGTCGAGGCGGCCGACGAGCAGGGCATGGCCGCCCTGCGCGACGAGGTCGCCGAGCTCGTGCACTGA
- a CDS encoding Trm112 family protein — MALDERLLDILVCPACQAGVEYKERRHVVVCTGCGLQYPEREGIPVMLVDEATRGRRTEG, encoded by the coding sequence GTGGCCCTCGACGAGCGCCTGCTCGACATCCTCGTGTGTCCGGCCTGTCAGGCCGGTGTCGAGTACAAGGAACGCCGGCACGTGGTGGTGTGCACCGGTTGCGGCCTGCAGTACCCGGAGCGGGAGGGCATCCCCGTCATGCTCGTCGACGAGGCCACCCGCGGCCGCCGCACGGAGGGCTGA
- the secA gene encoding preprotein translocase subunit SecA: MVMDKLLRMGEGRKAKQTQKIVDQVNALSDDMAALSDGDLQAKTDEFRARLADGADLDDLQVEAFAVVREAAWRVLKQRPYDVQVFGGVALHNGNIAEMRTGEGKTLTSTMPVYLNALAGEGVHVVTVNEYLAKRDAEWMGRVHHWLGITVGVVHSGQTRDAKRAAYGCDVTYGTNNEFGFDYLRDNMALDKRLQVQRGHFMALVDEVDSILVDEARTPLIISGPAEQSADLYQVFARRVAPNLTKGEEGDRPGEATGDYVVDEAKRTVAVTEDGVSKVEQLLGIENMYESVNTPLIHHLQNALKAKELFKRDREYIVVDGEVKIVDENTGRVLDGRRYSEGLHQSIEAKEGVKVKEENQTLATITLQNYYRTYDKLAGMTGTAKTEEVEFLEIYELGVVEVPTNRPVQRDDRADLIFKTEKAKFAAVAEEIQERHEAGQPILIGTTSVEKSEYLATLLTRMGIRHEVLNAKNHAREAHIVAQAGRLGAVTVSTNMAGRGTDIVLGGNAEEVARHETAQLPDDLPPEERDAAYFEAIERLEAEFGAEGEKVKELGGLYVIGTERHESRRVDNQLRGRSGRQGDPGTSRFFLSLEDDLMRLFNAAAVERIMTRLKIPEDVPIEHKWVTRAVANAQRQVESLNFDRRKNVLKYDDVMNEQRKVVYGQRQSLLEGDVEAISELSQKYVEDTVEGLVDEHCPPGVYPEEWDLDGLAERLQMVYDTTFDFGGLDLETVDRDKLVELLIDDAFDAYERREAEVGGEEVMREIERRVILSVVDRKWREHLYEMDALRDGIGLRAVGQRDPLTEYQREAYDSFVAMMSGVKEEATTYFFRLPIRQEAEGGEGGEGGEVESRPAGGAAGAPTEGDVSGNGGAPSNGDAGGDAPDGDAAHGDAPASPTERVEQAIPLGEQRRSAARLTYTAGAPAGSASYAVSAGSTTASVRTDDAGRSVEQKSDGSTVRRVAAGDTYRASEKVGRNDPCPCGSGKKFKKCHGAEEG; encoded by the coding sequence ATGGTGATGGACAAGCTCCTGCGCATGGGGGAGGGCCGCAAGGCCAAGCAGACCCAGAAGATCGTCGACCAGGTCAATGCCCTGTCCGACGACATGGCGGCCCTGTCCGACGGGGATCTGCAGGCCAAGACCGACGAGTTCCGGGCCCGGCTCGCCGACGGCGCCGATCTCGACGACCTCCAGGTCGAGGCCTTCGCCGTGGTCCGCGAAGCCGCCTGGCGCGTGCTCAAGCAGCGGCCCTACGACGTCCAGGTGTTCGGCGGTGTCGCGCTGCACAACGGCAACATCGCCGAGATGCGCACCGGTGAGGGCAAGACCCTGACCTCGACGATGCCGGTCTACCTCAACGCGCTGGCCGGCGAGGGCGTCCACGTCGTCACCGTGAACGAGTACCTGGCCAAGCGTGACGCCGAGTGGATGGGTCGCGTGCACCACTGGCTCGGGATCACCGTCGGCGTGGTGCACTCCGGGCAGACCCGGGACGCCAAGCGTGCCGCCTACGGCTGTGACGTCACCTACGGCACCAACAACGAGTTCGGTTTCGACTACCTGCGCGACAACATGGCGCTGGACAAGCGGCTGCAGGTGCAGCGCGGTCACTTCATGGCGTTGGTGGACGAGGTCGACTCGATCCTGGTCGACGAGGCCCGCACCCCCTTGATCATCTCCGGTCCGGCCGAGCAGTCGGCCGACCTCTACCAGGTCTTCGCGCGCCGGGTGGCACCCAACCTCACCAAGGGTGAGGAGGGCGACCGGCCGGGCGAGGCCACCGGCGACTACGTCGTGGACGAGGCCAAGCGCACGGTCGCTGTCACCGAGGACGGGGTGTCGAAGGTCGAGCAGCTGCTCGGCATCGAGAACATGTACGAGTCGGTGAACACCCCGCTGATCCACCACCTGCAGAACGCGCTGAAGGCCAAGGAGCTGTTCAAGCGCGACCGCGAGTACATCGTGGTCGACGGCGAGGTGAAGATCGTCGACGAGAACACCGGCCGTGTCCTCGACGGGCGCCGCTACTCCGAGGGCCTGCACCAGTCGATCGAGGCCAAGGAGGGCGTGAAGGTCAAGGAGGAGAACCAGACCCTCGCGACCATCACGCTGCAGAACTACTACCGCACCTACGACAAGCTGGCCGGTATGACCGGTACGGCCAAGACCGAAGAGGTCGAGTTCCTCGAGATCTACGAGCTCGGGGTGGTCGAGGTCCCGACCAACCGTCCGGTGCAGCGCGACGACCGGGCCGACCTGATCTTCAAGACCGAGAAGGCCAAGTTCGCCGCGGTCGCGGAGGAGATCCAGGAGCGTCACGAGGCCGGTCAGCCGATCCTGATCGGCACCACGTCGGTCGAGAAGTCGGAGTACCTGGCGACGCTGCTGACCCGCATGGGCATCAGGCACGAGGTGCTCAACGCCAAGAACCATGCCCGTGAGGCGCACATCGTGGCGCAGGCGGGACGCCTCGGCGCGGTCACCGTGTCCACGAACATGGCCGGTCGTGGTACCGACATCGTGCTGGGCGGCAACGCCGAGGAGGTGGCGCGCCACGAGACCGCGCAGCTGCCCGACGACCTGCCGCCCGAGGAGCGTGACGCGGCCTACTTCGAGGCCATCGAGCGGCTCGAGGCCGAGTTCGGGGCCGAGGGCGAGAAGGTCAAGGAGCTCGGCGGGCTGTACGTGATCGGTACCGAGCGCCACGAGTCCCGACGCGTCGACAACCAGCTTCGCGGTCGTTCCGGCCGTCAGGGGGATCCGGGCACCAGCCGGTTCTTCCTCTCGCTCGAGGACGACCTGATGCGGCTGTTCAACGCCGCGGCGGTCGAGCGCATCATGACGCGGCTCAAGATCCCCGAGGACGTGCCGATCGAGCACAAGTGGGTCACCCGCGCGGTCGCCAACGCGCAGCGGCAGGTCGAGAGCCTCAACTTCGACCGCCGCAAGAACGTCCTCAAGTACGACGACGTCATGAACGAGCAGCGCAAGGTCGTCTACGGCCAGCGCCAGTCACTGCTCGAGGGCGACGTCGAGGCCATCAGCGAGCTGTCGCAGAAGTACGTCGAGGACACCGTCGAAGGGCTCGTCGACGAGCACTGCCCGCCGGGCGTCTACCCGGAGGAGTGGGACCTCGACGGCCTGGCCGAGCGCCTGCAGATGGTCTACGACACGACGTTCGACTTCGGCGGGCTCGACCTCGAGACCGTCGACCGGGACAAGCTGGTCGAACTCCTGATCGACGACGCCTTCGACGCCTACGAGCGTCGCGAGGCGGAGGTCGGCGGCGAGGAGGTCATGCGCGAGATCGAGCGGCGCGTGATCCTGTCGGTCGTCGACCGCAAGTGGCGCGAGCACCTCTACGAGATGGACGCCCTGCGCGACGGCATCGGCCTGCGGGCGGTCGGTCAGCGCGACCCGCTCACCGAGTACCAGCGCGAGGCGTACGACTCCTTCGTCGCGATGATGTCGGGGGTGAAGGAGGAGGCGACGACCTACTTCTTCCGCCTGCCGATCCGTCAGGAGGCCGAGGGCGGCGAGGGCGGCGAGGGCGGCGAGGTCGAGTCCCGACCCGCCGGCGGAGCCGCCGGAGCCCCGACCGAGGGTGACGTCTCCGGCAACGGCGGTGCGCCGTCCAACGGTGACGCGGGCGGCGACGCACCCGACGGCGACGCGGCCCACGGCGACGCACCGGCGAGCCCCACCGAGCGCGTCGAGCAGGCGATCCCGTTGGGTGAGCAGCGCCGTTCGGCCGCGCGACTGACCTACACCGCGGGTGCGCCCGCCGGCTCGGCCAGCTACGCCGTCTCCGCCGGGTCGACGACCGCGTCGGTGCGGACGGACGACGCCGGCCGGTCGGTGGAGCAGAAGTCCGACGGTTCCACCGTGCGCCGGGTGGCCGCCGGAGACACCTACCGAGCCTCGGAGAAGGTCGGTCGCAACGACCCGTGCCCGTGCGGCAGCGGCAAGAAGTTCAAGAAGTGCCACGGGGCCGAGGAAGGCTGA